Genomic segment of Acidobacteriota bacterium:
CGGCAGGATGCGGGAGATCACACCCTTGTTGCCGTGGCGTCCGGCCATCTTGTCGCCCACCTGCAGCTTGCGCTTCATGGCGACATAGACCTTGACCAGCTTGATCACTCCCGGCGGCAGCTCATCGCCCTTCTGCAGCAGCGCGATGCGCTCCTCGTTGACCCGGTGGAGCACTTCGATGTGGCTGTCGGTCTTGCGATAGAGGATCTCCACCGCGTCGATCAACGCCTTGTCGCTCACCGGCAGGCGCAGGATCTCCGCCCGGGTGAGGCCGTCCAAGAGCTCATAGGTGATCTTGCCGCCCTTGGCGAGAAGCTTCTCGCCGGTGCGCGACACCACCTCGCTCTTGACCTTGTGCCCGACCAGCGTGTCGCTGATCTTCTTGTTGCGCTCCTCGTTGAGGATTCGCACCTCGTCCTTGGTGTTCTTCTCGAGGCGATCGATCTCGTGCTGCTCGATCTCCTTGGCGCGCTCGTCTTTCTCGACGCCCTTGCGGGAGAAGATCTTGACGTCGACGATGGTGCCCTCGATACCCGGCGGCACCTTCAAGCTGGCGTCGCGCACGTCGCCGGCCTTTTCGCCGAAGATCGCCCGCAGCAGTTTTTCCTCCGGGGTGAGCTGGGTCTCGCCCTTCGGCGTGACCTTGCCTACCAGGATGTCGCTCGCCTTGACCGTCGCGCCGATGCGGATGATGCCCGACTCGTCGAGGTCCTTCAAAGCCGTTTCGGAGACGTTCGGGATGTCCCGGGTGATTTCCTCGGGGCCGAGCTTGGTATCCCGCGCCTCGATCTCGAACTCCTCGATATGGATGGAGGTGTAGTAGTCCTCCTTCACCATCTTCTCGGAGATCAGGATGGCGTCCTCGAAGTTGTAGCCGCGCCAGGGCATGAAGGCCACCAGAACGTTGCGGCCTAGGGCCAGCTCACCGGCGGAGGTGCAGGGACCGTCCGCCAGCACATCGCCCTTCTTCACCCGCGCCCCCTGGGCGACCACCGGCCGCTGGCTGATGCAGGTGTTCTGGTTCGAGCGTCGGAACTTGATGAGCTGATAGATGTCGGCACCGAACTCCTTCGACTCCCCGGTGTCGATGTCTTCGCCCTCGACGCGCACGATGATGCGCTCCGAGTCCACCGAATCGACGATACCGCCGCGCTTGCAGAGCACCACGGCGCCGGAATCCTGGGCGACGATGCCCTCCAAGCCGGTGCCGACGATCGGCGCCTCGCTGCGCAACAGCGGCACCGCCTGGCGCTGCATGTTGGAGCCCATCAAAGCGCGGTTGGCGTCGTCGTTCTCCAAGAACGGAATGAGCGCCGCGGCCACCGACACGAGCTGCTTCGGACTGATGTCCATGAAGTCGATGCGCTCGCGCTCGATGTTCAAGAAGTCGCCGCCGGCACGGGCGATCACCCGCTCATCGGCGAGCATCCCATCGTCGGCGATCTCGGCGTTGGCCTGGGCGATGATGTACTTCTCCTCCTCCCACGCCGACAAATAAAAGGCGTGCGACTCGGCGGCCACCTCGCGCTTCTTGCCGCGCTTGAGCTTGCGATTGGTGGCGTCCAGCTCCTCGCGCAGGATGATCTGACCGAGCTTGTAAGGACCGTCGCCGACCTTCACCACCCGCAGGTGGTCCAGCACTTTGCCGTTCTCTACCCGTTTGTAGGGGCTCTCGATGAAGCCGTAGTCGTTGATCCGGGCATAGGTTGCGAGTGACGAGATCAGGCCGATGTTCGGGCCTTCCGGCGTCTCGATGGGGCAGATCCGGCCGTAGTGCGTGGCGTGCACGTCGCGCACCTCGAAACCGGCCCGCTCGCGGGACAGACCACCCGGTCCAAGGGCCGACAGGCGCCGCTTGTGGGTGACCTCGGAAAGCGGGTTGGTCTGGTCCATGAACTGCGAGAGCTGCGACGAACCGAAGAACTCCTTGACGGCGGCGATCACCGGCTTGGAGTTGATCAGGTCATGGGGCATCGCCGAGTCGATGTCCTGATGAACGGACATCTTCTCCTTGATCGCCCGCTCCATGCGCACCAGGCCGATGCGGAACTGATTCTCCAACAGCTCGCCGACGGCGCGTACGCGTCGGTTGCCAAGATTGTCGATGTCGTCCACCCGGCCGACGTCCTTCTGCAGGCGCAGGAGGTATTCGATGACGCCGTAGAAATCGTCGGCGGACAGGGTCTTCTGCTCGACGGACACTTCGCTGTCTAGCTTGATGTTGAACTTGAAGCGGCCGACGCGTGAGAAGTCGTAGCGCTTGGCGTCGAAAAACATGCCGTAGAAGAGCGACCGGGCGCTCTCCAGCGTCGGGGGGTCCCCCGGGCGCATGCGACGGTAGATCTCGATCAACGCTTCCTTGGCATCGGTGGTGGTGTCCTTCGCCAGGGTGTTCGACAGGGTCGCGCCACACACCTCCCAGTCCGGGAAGAACACTTCCAGCGGCGTGGTGGTGTGGCCTTCGAGGCGCTCCGTCAGATCTTCCGGCACCAGCTCGTTGGCCTCGAACAGCACCTCGCCGGTCTCGAGATCGACCACGTCGGCGATGAACATGGCGCGCTCCAGGTCGGCGATCTTGACCGTCGCGTCGAGCATCTCGTCCTTCTCGAGCTTCTTGATCTCCTTGGCGCCCAGGGTGATGCCGCCGAAGATCGGATAGACCTCGCGCAGGCCGCGGCTCTGGCGATCCTTCATCTGCTCCTGCTCCAGCACCGCCGGCGGAATGGCGAGAGAGAAGTCACCGTTCTTCTTCAAGGTCAGTCCGATGCCGGTGTAGAACTGCCGCAGGATCTGCTCGTTCTCCTCCAGGCCCAGGGCGCGCAGGAAGATGGTGCCGTGGAACTTTCGCTTCCGGTCGATGCGGACCGATAGCAGGTCCTTCTTGTCGTACTCGAACTCCACCCAAGAGCCACGGTAGGGAATGATCTTCGCCAGGAAAGAACGCGGTCCCTGCTTGGTGAAGAAGACGCCCGGGCTGCGGTGGAGCTGACTGACGATCACCCGCTCGGTACCGTTGATGATGAAGGTGCCGGTGTCGGTCATCAGCGGGATGTCGCCGAAGTAAACCTCTTCCTCCTTGGCGTCGCGCATCATGCGGGCGCCGGTTTCCGGATCCTTGTCGTACACGAACAGCCGGAAGGTCACCTTCAGAGGCACCGCGAAGGTCATGCCGCGCTCCTGGCAATCGGAAATCGAGTACTTGAGCTGAAGATCGACCGGGTTGCCGCAGATGTCGCAGTTGGTGACGCGGTTCTTGTTGACGAAGCCGCACTCACCGCAGGTGACCGTCTCCTCGTGCGGGTGCTCGGTCATCACCCGGGCGCCGCAGTTGGAGCACGACATGCGCAGGTATTCCAAGCCCTTGAGTTCGCCGCACTTGCACTGCCATTCGCCGATCGAATACTTGACGAAGTCAAGGGAACAGGTCTCCCGGAAGTCGGAGAACGGGAAGATCCCGGTGAACACCGACTGGAGACCGTGCGTGGCACGCTCTTCCGGCAGCAAGTTCATCTGGAGGAAGCGCTCGTAGGACCGCCGCTGCACGTCGATCAGGTTCGGGATCGGCAGCGACGTGTCGATCTGCGAGAAGTCCTTGCGACGACCGTTCTGGGTCTGCGTTTTGTCTCTCATAGAATTCTGGAAACTCCTCGAAAGCGTGGCGCTTCACTGGACAAGCAATGAACTTGCCAAAAAGCCCCCGCCGCGCGGCAGGCGGACATGACTCCGCGGATTCTTCGGCTCAGCCGACCTTCCGGTACTCATCGGGAAAACCACCGGCCGCAGTGGGTGGTCTTCCGAGCCCCGGGAGGAAACTGGAACTAGGCGCAAATCTGGCAGATGTAGGCCCGGGCTGACCTTCGCCAGCAGACGCATAGGGTGCTGCACCCATCGGAAGCGATTCCAATGGGCCGCAGCACCCACTCGCGATGGCCGAGAAGGCCGGGCCGTGCAGGCTGCCGGACACCTTAGGGCTCCGGCGCCTCGATCCGCGCTATTTGACTTCGACGCTAGCTCCAGCCTCTTCGAACTTCTTCTTGATCTCGTCGGCCTCGTCCTTCGGCACACCCTCTTTGATCGGGGCGGGCGCCGACTCGACCAAGTCCTTGGCTTCCTTGAGACCCAGGCTGGTGACCTCGCGCACGGCCTTGATGACGTTGATCTTCTTGGCGCCGATATCCTTCAGCACCACGTCGAATTCCGTCTTCTCTTCGGCCTCGGCGGCACCACCGGCGGCGGCGCCACCGGCCATCGCCATCGGAACGGCGGCGGCAGCGGCGGAAACACCGTAGTGCTCCTCGAGGGACTTGACGAGATTGTTCAACTCTAGAACGGTCATCTCGTCGATCTGTTGGATGAAGTCTTCAGTTGCGATCGCCATCTTTCCTCTCCTTAAACTCTTCGAGTCCGGTTCGCTATCTAAAAATCAGTGATCGAGTTTCAGTTACGTTTCGATACCTTGCGGTGGGCCGGCGCCGGATACGCGCGCCCCTATCCTTGTTCTTTCTTGGCGCTGACCTGACCGAGCACCTGGACGAACTGGGCCGGGATCGCCCCCAGCGCCTGCACGAAGCGAGACACCGGCGACTGCAGCAAGAACAACAGCTTGGCGATGAGTTCCTCGCGGGAAGGCATCGCAGCGATGTCCTGGATCTGCTCCGCTTCGACCGGCTGGCTCTCGACCAGGCCGCCCTTGAACTGGATGACCGGTGCGGTCTTGGCAAAGTCAGTGAGGGTCTTGGCGAGGGCGACCGGATCGCTGTCGCCGTAGACCACCGCCGTAGGGCCTTCGAACTGCTCCTTCAAGCCGCCCAAGGCCTGCCCTTCGATGGCCCGCAGGGCGAGGGTGTTTTTGACCACCACGTACTCGCCGCCGTTCTCGCGAATCTTGGCCCGCAGCTCGGTAACCTGGGGAACGGAGATCCCCTGGAAGCTCACCAGAAACGCATTCGGTGCGGCCGCCAGACCGTCCTGGTACTGGCTGACCAGATTTTCTTTCGTTGCGCGTGACAGTGCCATCGCCTTACTCCTTAGGCCTCGCTGGCGAGGGTGAGGGTGGACTCGTCCAGCCGAATGCCGGGGCCCATGGTGGATGAGATGGTGGCGGTCTTCACGTACTTACCCTTGGCGGCCGGCGGCTTCGCCTTCAAAACCGACCGGATCAGCGACGCGGCGTTGTCGTACAGCTTCTCGTCGTCGAAGGAGACTTTGCCAAAGGGCGCGTGCACGATGCCCGTTTTGTCGACGCGAAACTCGACCTTACCGGCCTTGATCTCCTCGACCGCCTTGCCGACCTCGAAGGTCACCGTGCCGGTCTTCGGGTTCGGCATCATGCCGCGCGGCCCGAGCACCCGTCCGAGCTTGCCGACCACCCGCATCATGTCCGGGGTGGATACCACCGCGTCAAAGTCGAGCCAGCCGCCCTCGACCTTCTTGGCCAGGTCCTCGCCGCCGACCACGTCGGCGCCGGCATCTTCGGCTTCCTTGATCTTCTCGCCGCTCGCGAAAACCGCGATGCGGGCGGTACGACCGGTGCCGTGGGGCAACACGACGGTGCCGCGCACCATCTGGTCCGCATGCTT
This window contains:
- the rpoB gene encoding DNA-directed RNA polymerase subunit beta produces the protein MRDKTQTQNGRRKDFSQIDTSLPIPNLIDVQRRSYERFLQMNLLPEERATHGLQSVFTGIFPFSDFRETCSLDFVKYSIGEWQCKCGELKGLEYLRMSCSNCGARVMTEHPHEETVTCGECGFVNKNRVTNCDICGNPVDLQLKYSISDCQERGMTFAVPLKVTFRLFVYDKDPETGARMMRDAKEEEVYFGDIPLMTDTGTFIINGTERVIVSQLHRSPGVFFTKQGPRSFLAKIIPYRGSWVEFEYDKKDLLSVRIDRKRKFHGTIFLRALGLEENEQILRQFYTGIGLTLKKNGDFSLAIPPAVLEQEQMKDRQSRGLREVYPIFGGITLGAKEIKKLEKDEMLDATVKIADLERAMFIADVVDLETGEVLFEANELVPEDLTERLEGHTTTPLEVFFPDWEVCGATLSNTLAKDTTTDAKEALIEIYRRMRPGDPPTLESARSLFYGMFFDAKRYDFSRVGRFKFNIKLDSEVSVEQKTLSADDFYGVIEYLLRLQKDVGRVDDIDNLGNRRVRAVGELLENQFRIGLVRMERAIKEKMSVHQDIDSAMPHDLINSKPVIAAVKEFFGSSQLSQFMDQTNPLSEVTHKRRLSALGPGGLSRERAGFEVRDVHATHYGRICPIETPEGPNIGLISSLATYARINDYGFIESPYKRVENGKVLDHLRVVKVGDGPYKLGQIILREELDATNRKLKRGKKREVAAESHAFYLSAWEEEKYIIAQANAEIADDGMLADERVIARAGGDFLNIERERIDFMDISPKQLVSVAAALIPFLENDDANRALMGSNMQRQAVPLLRSEAPIVGTGLEGIVAQDSGAVVLCKRGGIVDSVDSERIIVRVEGEDIDTGESKEFGADIYQLIKFRRSNQNTCISQRPVVAQGARVKKGDVLADGPCTSAGELALGRNVLVAFMPWRGYNFEDAILISEKMVKEDYYTSIHIEEFEIEARDTKLGPEEITRDIPNVSETALKDLDESGIIRIGATVKASDILVGKVTPKGETQLTPEEKLLRAIFGEKAGDVRDASLKVPPGIEGTIVDVKIFSRKGVEKDERAKEIEQHEIDRLEKNTKDEVRILNEERNKKISDTLVGHKVKSEVVSRTGEKLLAKGGKITYELLDGLTRAEILRLPVSDKALIDAVEILYRKTDSHIEVLHRVNEERIALLQKGDELPPGVIKLVKVYVAMKRKLQVGDKMAGRHGNKGVISRILPEEDMPYLPDGRPVEIVLNPLGVPSRMNVGQILETHLGWAGRALGVSFATPVFDGAQESDIKSLLEQASLPTSGKTHLHDGMSGDVFEQKVTVGYIYMLKLSHLVDDKIHARSIGPYSLITQQPLGGKAQFGGQRFGEMEVWALEAYGAAYTLQELLTVKSDDVEGRSKVYEAIVKGDVPDDPGLPESFNVLVRELQSLCLDVELLKV
- the rplL gene encoding 50S ribosomal protein L7/L12 produces the protein MAIATEDFIQQIDEMTVLELNNLVKSLEEHYGVSAAAAAVPMAMAGGAAAGGAAEAEEKTEFDVVLKDIGAKKINVIKAVREVTSLGLKEAKDLVESAPAPIKEGVPKDEADEIKKKFEEAGASVEVK
- the rplJ gene encoding 50S ribosomal protein L10, whose protein sequence is MALSRATKENLVSQYQDGLAAAPNAFLVSFQGISVPQVTELRAKIRENGGEYVVVKNTLALRAIEGQALGGLKEQFEGPTAVVYGDSDPVALAKTLTDFAKTAPVIQFKGGLVESQPVEAEQIQDIAAMPSREELIAKLLFLLQSPVSRFVQALGAIPAQFVQVLGQVSAKKEQG
- the rplA gene encoding 50S ribosomal protein L1, which translates into the protein MAKHGKNFKAASTKVDDRSYTLKEAIGVAKEASFAKFDETVEIALRLGVDPKHADQMVRGTVVLPHGTGRTARIAVFASGEKIKEAEDAGADVVGGEDLAKKVEGGWLDFDAVVSTPDMMRVVGKLGRVLGPRGMMPNPKTGTVTFEVGKAVEEIKAGKVEFRVDKTGIVHAPFGKVSFDDEKLYDNAASLIRSVLKAKPPAAKGKYVKTATISSTMGPGIRLDESTLTLASEA